Below is a window of Myroides profundi DNA.
GATCTTAGAAGCAGACTGTATTGCTTTTTGGTAGTGAGCACCTTCCATCTCTAGACCGATTACACCCCATGTAGAATCGTGGAAGAACTTTAATAAATCCTTATTTTGAAGTGATGTACCTAATACAGTAACCATTGTTCCTCCAAATACAGGGATATCATCATTCTTAAACATATCTACTGTCAATTCATTATCAAAAGGATAATTATCCCCTGTTCCCTCATTAATATGAGCGAATGGAATCATAATATCTCCTTTATCTCCTACTAAGATACCTGCTTTCCCCATGATAGACACAGATTCCACATCTATCATCGTTGTCTTCTTATAAGGCTTTAAAAGCTCATCGATCGTCTCATAAGCCTGCTCACCGAAAGCATAATCCATAACGATAATCACAGGATACTCTCCTTCTATTTGCTGAGCCTTAAAGTTTGTAGTAGCAAAATCTATCTTAGCAGTATCGAATATTTGAACATCAATGTTCGTTCCTGACTCATCTCTTAAGAAAGTCATTCCTTCATTTTCAGCGCGTTCATTAACTAAATCTCTAAGGTGTTTGTTCTCAGGCTTACTTAACTCTTCGTATACCTCTAGCTCAGAACTTACCTCTACTTCACTCTTTACAACTGAAGGGGCAAAGATAGAATTCATAACACTGTGCATATTCGCACTGATGATATGGATTGGACGCTCTAATAATCCTTTCGTTGTAAGTACTTCTTTAATTCTATCAGACCACATTTCTCCATAGATATGGTGACCTAGACGTTCTCTAAGTAGTGGGCTAAAGGTTATTGTACGTTTATCGTTATACACATCCTCTTCTATCGCTAACTTTCCTAACCAATAAATCACGTCTAAGAAACGGTCTGGATTCTCAGGAATAGCGAATTTCTCATATACATCTAGAACCTCAGCAAAAGAACGTCCTAATACATTAGCTAGGTGAGACATGATTACCTCTTTCTCCTCTAATTCTAAAAACTCTTCTTTTTTAGCTGCAGTTTCTATCTTTTTCCAATCGCGAGTTACCTTACCATCTTCTCCTATCAATACACGATCTTTAATTTTATGCGATTCGATGAATATAAATGTCAAGTGAGTCAAAACATCATAGATATCAGATCTACCTCTAGTGATCTCGATATTCATCTGTTCCTCATCTATTCGATAACAGTTTCTTCTTCTCTTAGGTGGTACGATAGCTGTAAAGTGAGAGAATGAATACCCCTCATCAGATGTCAAGTTAATATAACGACACTCCTCTATTCCGATCGGAAGGCGTTCGATAACATATAACAATCCGTTTAACTCTACTTTTTCTTCTGCGATAGTACCATATATTTCTGGACGCAATTCTAATAGCGCTTCTCTTAATGTATCTCCTGACACTCCCATCGGTTTATAAAAACCTCTGTTAAACAAATGGCGCATTGTAATATACATACGCTCCACAGCTGCAGACGACACTTGCGCTCTCGTTCTAGATATATTCTTTATCTCTTTCATATACTTCTCCTTTTTACGTCTTATTATTTCTTTTTACTAATATAATTTTAATTGATCAGCGATGATTCTATCATTGCTTAATCTAGGCAATTTATTTTGCCCTCCTAGCTTCCCTATACTTTTCATATAGTTATTAAAGCCTTCTTGTTTTACTTTAGAGATGACTAATGTCTTCAACACCTTTCCTACAATTAGATCATCATAATACATATTCTGCTTTCTTAGAGCATTATCTATCTTTAAAGCAAACGCTTCTAAATCCTCAGGTTCATTGCCGAACTCTATCAACCATTCATGGTAAGGCAATCCCTCTTCTGGACTAATCTGTGGCGCTACAGTAAACTCATTAACAGTTACTGATGTACCCTCCATAGCTTCTTGTATAGCAGATTCTACCTCCTTACCGATTACATGTTCTCCGAATGCAGAGATAAAATGCTTTATACGCCCAGATACCACTACTCTATAAGGCTTTAGATTAACGAATTGTACCGTATCACCGATATTGTACCCCCATAGTCCAGCGTTAGTAGAGATAATTAGTACATAATTCACACCTAGCTCTACCTCTCCTATCGTATATCTTCTAGCATTCTCATTAAAGAACTCCTCTACTTTTATAAACTCATAGAAGATACCTGCATTTAGCAGTAATAACATTCCTTTCTCTGTC
It encodes the following:
- a CDS encoding DUF6909 family protein translates to MKEIKNISRTRAQVSSAAVERMYITMRHLFNRGFYKPMGVSGDTLREALLELRPEIYGTIAEEKVELNGLLYVIERLPIGIEECRYINLTSDEGYSFSHFTAIVPPKRRRNCYRIDEEQMNIEITRGRSDIYDVLTHLTFIFIESHKIKDRVLIGEDGKVTRDWKKIETAAKKEEFLELEEKEVIMSHLANVLGRSFAEVLDVYEKFAIPENPDRFLDVIYWLGKLAIEEDVYNDKRTITFSPLLRERLGHHIYGEMWSDRIKEVLTTKGLLERPIHIISANMHSVMNSIFAPSVVKSEVEVSSELEVYEELSKPENKHLRDLVNERAENEGMTFLRDESGTNIDVQIFDTAKIDFATTNFKAQQIEGEYPVIIVMDYAFGEQAYETIDELLKPYKKTTMIDVESVSIMGKAGILVGDKGDIMIPFAHINEGTGDNYPFDNELTVDMFKNDDIPVFGGTMVTVLGTSLQNKDLLKFFHDSTWGVIGLEMEGAHYQKAIQSASKIRKSINPDVKVRYAYYASDNPLETGSTLASGGLGTTGVKPTYLITIKILEQIFNIK